A portion of the Salvelinus sp. IW2-2015 unplaced genomic scaffold, ASM291031v2 Un_scaffold220, whole genome shotgun sequence genome contains these proteins:
- the LOC112068194 gene encoding YTH domain-containing family protein 3 gives MSATTVDQRPKGQGNKVQNGSMHQKDGVNDEDFEPYLSSQTNQNNSYPPMSDPYMPSYYAPSIGFPYSLGEAPWSTAGDPPMPYLTTYGQMSNGEHHFIPDGVFSQPGALGNTPPFLSQHGFNFFPGNADYSTWGTSVSQGQSTQSNAYSNSYGYTPSSLGRAITDGQAGFSSDAQLSKVPVLSSIEQGMTGLKLGTDMGAAVTKTVGSPLGGMSSMAANSMPPLVSSSAPKPTSWAAIARKPAKPQPKVKPKANMGMGAPAIPPPPIKHNMNIGTWDDKGSLNKPPLAQTMMPPQTMVQQTLMGQPQPLLQSPLPHQHQPQHQPQHQPQHQHQHQHQPQHQPQHQHQHQQHHQPFQLQSLQSPQHPQQIPPGPPHPHQHPHQNFSSQPGPPQPMHQHQHSQIPPQNRWVAPRNRGTFNQGGAEGFGMGVGGVPLSASPCSGEVHPVLEKLRSLNNYNPKDFDWNLKNGRVFIIKSYSEDDIHRSIKYSIWCSTEHGNKRLDGAYRSLGAKGPLYLLFSVNGSGHFCGVAEMRSPVDYNSYAGVWSQDKWKGKFEVKWAFVKDVPNNQLRHIRLENNDNKPVTNSRDTQEVPLEKAKQVLKIIATFKHTTSIFDDFAHYENRQEEEEALRRERNRNQQ, from the exons ATGTCTGCAACCACAGTCGATCAG AGACCCAAAGGACAAGGAAATAAAG TGCAAAACGGATCAATGCATCAGAAGGATGGAGTAAACGATGAAGACTTTGAACCTTACCTAAGCAGCCAGACAAATCAG AATAACAGCTACCCACCAATGTCCGACCCCTACATGCCCAGCTACTATGCTCCCTCCATAGGCTTCCCTTACTCCCTGGGAGAGGCGCCCTGGTCCACCGCGGGGGATCCCCCCATGCCCTATCTGACCACCTATGGACAGATGAGCAACGGCGAGCACCACTTTATCCCCGACGGGGTGTTCAGCCAGCCGGGCGCCCTGGGCAACACCCCTCCCTTCCTCAGCCAGCATGGCTTCAACTTCTTCCCTGGAAACGCAGACTATTCCACCTGGGGCACCAGTGTCTCTCAGGGCCAGTCCACACAGAGCAATGCCTATAGTAATAGTTATGGTTACACCCCTAGTTCCCTGGGGAGGGCTATAACTGACGGACAGGCGGGCTTCAGCAGTGACGCCCAGCTCAGTAAGGTCCCGGTGCTGAGCAGCATCGAGCAGGGCATGACTGGGTTAAAACTGGGAACGGACATGGGCGCCGCCGTCACCAAGACTGTCGGCTCTCCCCTCGGGGGCATGAGTAGCATGGCGGCCAATAGCATGCCACCGTTGGTTAGTTCCTCAGCCCCCAAACCCACGTCCTGGGCGGCCATCGCCAGGAAGCCGGCCAAGCCCCAGCCCAAGGTCAAGCCCAAAGCCAACATGGGGATGGGGGCCCCTGCCATTCCCCCGCCGCCCATCAAGCACAACATGAACATTGGCACCTGGGACGATAAGGGCTCCCTCAACAAGCCCCCCTTAGCTCAGACCATGATGCCCCCTCAGACCATGGTGCAGCAGACCCTGATGGGCCAGCCCCAGCCCCTGCTGCAGAGCCCTCtgccccaccaacatcagccccAACATCAGCCCCAACATCAGCCCCAACACCAGCACCAGCACCAACACCAGCCCCAACATCAGCCCCAACATCAGCACCAACACCAGCAGCACCACCAACCCTTTCAGCTGCAGTCGCTCCAGTCCCCCCAACACCCCCAGCAGATTCCCCCAGGTCCCCCTCACCCCCACCAACACCCCCACCAGAACTTTTCCTCCCAGCCCGGCCCCCCTCAACCCATGCATCAACACCAACACTCCCAGATCCCACCCCAGAACCGCTGGGTGGCTCCTCGGAACAGGGGCACCTTCAACCAGGGAGGGGCGGAGGGCTTTGGGATGGGTGTTGGTGGGGTTCCCCTCAGTGCCTCTCCCTGCTCCGGGGAGGTGCACCCCGTGTTAGAGAAACTGCGGTCCCTCAACAACTACAACCCCAAAGACTTTGACTGGAACCTGAAGAACGGCCGTGTGTTCATCATCAAGAGCTACTCTGAGGACGACATCCACCGCTCCATCAAGTACTCCATCTGGTGCAGCACCGAGCACGGCAACAAGCGCCTGGACGGGGCCTACCGCTCGCTGGGGGCCAAGGGGCCCCTCTACCTGCTGTTCAGCGTCAACGGCAGTGGTCATTTCTGCGGCGTGGCGGAGATGCGCTCACCCGTGGATTACAACTCCTACGCAGGCGTCTGGTCTCAGGACAAGTGGAAGGGCAAGTTTGAGGTGAAGTGGGCGTTTGTGAAGGACGTGCCCAACAACCAGCTGAGGCACATCAGGCTGGAGAACAATGACAACAAGCCCGTCACCAACTCCAGGGACACTCAGGAGGTGCCTCTGGAGAAGGCAAAGCAAGTGCTTAAAATTATCGCAACTTTCAAGCATACCACCTCAATCTTTGATGACTTTGCACATTATGAGAACcgccaggaggaggaagaggcccTGCGGAGG
- the LOC112068193 gene encoding palmitoyl-protein thioesterase ABHD10, mitochondrial encodes MXAVALKSCRKGLSHILRDGAVATLLPKALGGVRQKSSVQYATRPELPKLAYRRVKGKSPGVVFLPGYGSNMNGQKAEALEEFCRSLGHSYLRFDYTGHGLSEGVFAEGTIGTWKKDVLFVLDELTEGPQIMVGSSMGGWLMLLAAIARPEKTAALVGISTAADHIVTTFKSMSLEVRKEIEEKGVLTVPTKHSEEGTYTFXIGFLNEAENHCVLQSPLPITCPVRLIHGLKDDDVPWHISMQVAERVLSPDVDVILRRHGQHRMAEKDDIRLMVYTIDDLIDKLTTLV; translated from the exons ATGSCAGCCGTCGCCCTGAAGTCTTGTCGCAAAGGACTGTCTCACATTTTGAGGGATGGAGCAGTCGCTACTCTCTTGCCAAAGGCTTTGGGAG GGGTGAGACAGAAGTCCTCTGTACAGTATGCAACGAGGCCAGAGCTCCCTAAGCTGGCCTACCGCAGGGTAAAGGGGAAGAGTCCAGGCGTGGTCTTCCTGCCTGGGTATGGATCCAACATGAACGGCCAGAAAGCTGAGGCCCTGGAGGAGTTCTGCAGGTCGCTTGGACACTCATACCTTAG GTTTGACTACACAGGCCATGGGTTATCGGAGGGGGTGTTCGCTGAAGGGACCATCGGCACCTGGAAGAAAGATGTCCTCTTCGTGTTGGATGAACTAACAGAGGGTCCACAG ATCATGGTGGGGTCCAGTATGGGCGGCTGGCTCATGCTGTTGGCAGCTATCGCCAGGCCGGAGAAGACTGCAGCTCTGGTGggcatatccacggcagcagacCACATTGTCACAACCTTCAAGTCAATGTCTTTAGAG GTGCGTAAGGAGATTGAAGAGAAGGGCGTGCTGACTGTGCCCACCAAGCACAGCGAGGAGGGCACCTACACGTTCAYTATTGGCTTCCTGAACGAGGCGGAGAACCATTGTGTCCTCCAGAGCCCCCTCCCCATCACCTGCCCTGTGAGGCTCATCCACGGCCTGAAGGACGACGACGTGCCCTGGCACATCTCCATGCAAGTGGCCGAGCGCGTCCTCAGCCCCGACGTGGACGTCATCCTCCGCCGCCACGGTCAGCACCGCATGGCCGAGAAGGATGACATCAGGCTCATGGTCTACACCATCGACGACCTCATAGACAAGCTGACCACCCTCGTTTGA
- the LOC112068192 gene encoding complement C1q and tumor necrosis factor-related protein 9A, which translates to MVWVKLRVSLLLLLLVVRCIALEEPKKNECVCGHPGIPGDPGHNGMPGRDGRDGFRGDKGDRGEIGITGPTGQSGSKGDKGELGTAGLAGIKGRRGENGEKGPPGKMGPQGVSGPMGLKGQKGELGLPGIQGPKGDLGPLGPEGQKGEIGLQGDRGIQGPLGTPGRPGPKGNLGPPGFKGNIGYRGERGNLGETGEKGEKGDTFFIPKSAFSVGLTEYTKLPPANAPIRFDKVIYNRQDHYDPQTGRFTCVVSGAYYFTYHITVFSRNVKVALVRNGVKVIHTMDNYQSSEDQAAGGAVLHLEKGDKVWLQVAGGELFNGLFADEDDDTTFSGFLLFGAE; encoded by the exons ATGGTGTGGGTCAAACTCAgggtctctctcttgctccttctGCTGGTTGTGAGATGCATAGCACTGGAAGAACCCAAGAAGAATGAATGTGTTTGTGGACATCCAGGAATACCAGGAGACCCAGGCCACAATGGAATGCCAGGCCGAGATGGACGAGATGGGTTCAGAGGTGACAAGGGTGATCGAG GTGAAATCGGCATCACTGGACCAACTGGACAGAGTGGCTCCAAAGGAGACAAAGGGGAGCTGG GTACAGCTGGTCTGGCAGGAATTAAGGGCAGACGGGGTGAGAATGGAGAGAAGGGGCCACCGGGGAAGATGGGGCCCCAAGGAGTCTCAGGGCCCATGGGCCTAAAGGGCCAGAAGGGGGAGCTCGGGTTACCAGGAATCCAGGGACCGAAAGGGGATTTGGGGCCACTGGGGCCTGAAGGGCAGAAGGGGGAGATTGGGCTCCAGGGGGACCGAGGCATCCAGGGGCCCTTGGGAACTCCAGGTCGACCAGGACCGAAGGGAAACCTCGGCCCCCCAGGGTTCAAAGGCAACATTGGTTACCGCGGAGAGCGAGGGAATCTGGgcgagacaggagagaagggagagaagggggacacATTCTTCATCCCAAAAAGCGCGTTCTCAGTGGGTCTAACCGAATACACCAAACTCCCACCGGCTAACGCACCGATCAGGTTTGACAAGGTGATTTACAACCGGCAGGACCATTATGACCCACAGACCGGACGGTTCACCTGCGTGGTGTCTGGGGCCTACTACTTTACCTACCACATCACTGTGTTCTCCCGTAATGTAAAAGTAGCATTAGTGAGAAACGGGGTGAAGGTGATCCACACCATGGATAACTATCAGAGCAGTGAGGACCAGGCGGCAGGCGGGGCTGTGCTGCACCTGGAGAAAGGGGACAAGGTGTGGCTGCAGGTGGCTGGAGGAGAGCTCTTCAACGGGCTGTTtgctgatgaagatgatgatacAACCTTCTCTGGGTTCCTTCTCTTTGGTGCAGAATAG
- the LOC112068195 gene encoding transgelin-3: protein MANRGPSYGLSKEVQEKIELKYDLDLEARLVEWIVAQCGGNLERPQPGRQNFQTWLMDGTILCRLINSLYPRGNEPIKKILETQMAFKQMEKISQFLQAAEAYGVITTDIFQTVDLWEGQDMAAVQRTLMALGSVALTKDDGHYRGDRDWFHRKAQGYRREFSEDQLRQGQSLIGLQMGSNRGASQSGMTGYGSHRQIM, encoded by the exons ATGGCTAACAGGGGACCCAGTTACGGGCTGAGCAAGGAGGTGCAGGAGAAGATAGAGCTGAAGTATGATCTGGACCTGGAGGCCCGGCTGGTGGAATGGATCGTAGCTCAGTGTGGGGGGAACCTGGAGAGACCACAGCCAGGCAGACAGAACTTCCAGACCTGGCTGATGGATGGAACA attCTGTGTAGGCTCATCAATAGCCTGTACCCGCGTGGTAATGAGCCCATCAAGAAGATTCTGGAGACCCAGATGGCCTTTAAGCAGATGGAGAAGATCTCCCAGTTCCTGCAGGCTGCCGAGGCCTACGGAGTAATCACCACAGACATCTTCCAGACCGTGGACCTGTGGGAAG GGCAGGACATGGCTGCGGTGCAGAGAACCTTGATGGCCCTAGGAAGTGTTGCCCTCACCAAGGACGACGGACATTACCGTGGCGACCGAGACTGGTTCCACAG GAAAGCTCAGGGTTACCGGCGGGAGTTCTCTGAGGACCAGCTTCGTCAGGGCCAGAGTCTGATTGGTCTACAGATGGGCAGCAACCGTGGGGCCTCGCAGTCTGGCATGACGGGCTACGGATCGCACCGCCAGATCATGTAG